One stretch of Pontiella desulfatans DNA includes these proteins:
- a CDS encoding FG-GAP repeat domain-containing protein: MLKFATLLSLAAIASGALAEAPQRDFGFQPLEIYKFKNGTSRLVVTDINNDGLDDILFANNHVSRLEILMRKPNGEALEDLPELEDRFEDKGMIVDQGLKAVRVNDLNGDGLKDIITFGTAIGLQLRYQQADGSFAEPERIFIKDLAEVSTIQIGDLNGDGKRDILVCRRDKADLHWNTDATPFVEKKTLTFAADKSFFGDIADINNDGIPDLAFHFNSTRNPLKIRYGKGGGLYGIEQPLDLPPRHYMDILQAEGVAPQIGMVLRNRLAVRTYGFTVKEQPALLDAQEYSPGRIGLEGTSKKASPAWLADDFNNDGYGDLLVAAPELSRLHLYAGTDDGLDPEPKRIDTLSEVVRLSRLENGDIVVVSKKEKIAAVHSGSNLERFPSILKTPGHVLAGCNNWFVCKNDDRELQLVKMEGDLVSIYPLDMKNDPADLLAFQLPEGKTGLIFFMAYDTPKMKLFAKETLEDITSESFRALTQKLELSNIRLGAPGDGSSLVVSQGAIARRFEWKGDRYEATRQFNPENPRGELIASCNYDLRDGSSGTLLYDRNSGDLVRFAADGDAWGKIHIPDADQTIFDLIQLPNRERDMVVLLDRTGLNTVTGNGMQLDVVSTGEHVSPSENALLAYAKLVKLASPPRPMVALVDPSNRAIEILSQKDNELKQELAFEIFLTSDFATMGNARGTEPHDIESGDLNGDNIGDLVVLAHDKLLIYLGE; the protein is encoded by the coding sequence ATGTTGAAGTTCGCCACCCTTCTATCCCTCGCAGCCATCGCCTCCGGAGCATTGGCCGAAGCCCCCCAACGCGACTTTGGTTTCCAGCCGCTGGAGATCTACAAGTTCAAGAACGGCACCTCGCGGCTGGTCGTGACCGACATCAACAACGACGGCCTCGACGACATCCTGTTCGCCAACAACCATGTCTCCCGGCTCGAAATCCTGATGCGCAAGCCGAACGGCGAAGCCCTCGAAGACCTGCCGGAGCTGGAGGACCGCTTCGAGGACAAGGGGATGATTGTCGACCAAGGGCTCAAGGCCGTCCGCGTGAACGACCTCAACGGCGACGGGCTGAAGGATATCATCACCTTCGGCACCGCCATCGGCCTCCAGCTTCGCTACCAACAGGCCGACGGCTCGTTCGCGGAGCCCGAACGCATCTTCATCAAGGACTTGGCCGAGGTCAGCACCATCCAGATTGGCGACCTCAACGGGGACGGAAAACGCGATATCCTGGTCTGCCGCCGCGACAAGGCCGACCTCCATTGGAATACCGACGCCACCCCCTTCGTGGAAAAGAAGACCCTTACCTTCGCGGCCGATAAAAGCTTCTTCGGCGACATTGCCGACATCAACAACGACGGCATCCCCGACCTCGCCTTCCATTTCAACAGCACGCGCAATCCGCTGAAAATCCGCTATGGAAAAGGCGGAGGCCTTTACGGCATCGAGCAACCGCTCGACCTGCCGCCCCGGCACTACATGGATATCCTTCAGGCCGAGGGCGTTGCCCCGCAAATCGGCATGGTGCTGCGCAACCGGCTCGCGGTCCGCACCTATGGCTTCACCGTGAAAGAGCAGCCCGCCCTGCTCGACGCCCAGGAATACTCCCCGGGGCGCATCGGCCTGGAGGGCACCAGTAAAAAAGCATCCCCCGCCTGGCTGGCCGACGACTTCAACAACGACGGCTATGGCGACCTGCTCGTCGCCGCCCCCGAGCTCAGCCGCCTGCACCTCTATGCCGGCACCGACGACGGACTCGATCCCGAGCCGAAGCGCATCGACACCCTTTCCGAAGTGGTACGCCTTTCCCGCCTCGAAAACGGCGACATCGTGGTCGTCAGCAAAAAGGAAAAGATCGCCGCCGTCCACTCCGGCAGCAATCTGGAGCGCTTCCCCTCCATCCTGAAGACCCCCGGCCATGTCCTGGCCGGATGCAACAACTGGTTCGTCTGCAAGAACGACGACAGGGAACTACAGCTCGTGAAAATGGAGGGCGACCTCGTCTCCATCTATCCGCTCGACATGAAGAACGACCCCGCCGACCTGCTGGCCTTCCAGCTGCCGGAAGGCAAAACCGGGCTCATTTTCTTCATGGCCTACGACACCCCCAAAATGAAGCTCTTCGCCAAGGAAACGCTGGAGGACATCACCAGCGAATCGTTCCGCGCCCTGACCCAGAAGCTCGAACTCTCCAACATCCGGCTCGGCGCCCCCGGCGATGGTTCGTCCCTCGTCGTTTCGCAGGGCGCCATTGCCCGCCGCTTCGAATGGAAAGGCGACCGCTACGAAGCCACGCGCCAGTTCAACCCCGAAAACCCGCGCGGCGAACTGATTGCCTCCTGCAACTACGACTTGCGCGACGGCTCCTCCGGCACCCTGCTCTACGACCGCAACTCCGGCGACCTCGTCCGGTTCGCCGCCGATGGCGATGCCTGGGGCAAGATCCACATCCCCGATGCCGACCAAACCATCTTCGACCTCATCCAGCTCCCCAACCGGGAACGCGACATGGTTGTGCTGCTCGACCGAACCGGACTGAACACCGTCACCGGAAACGGCATGCAACTGGACGTGGTCTCGACCGGCGAGCATGTTTCACCCTCCGAGAATGCCTTGCTCGCCTATGCCAAGCTCGTCAAGCTGGCCAGTCCGCCCCGGCCGATGGTCGCCCTCGTCGACCCCTCCAACCGCGCCATCGAAATCCTGAGCCAGAAAGACAACGAACTGAAACAGGAACTCGCCTTCGAAATCTTCCTCACCTCCGACTTCGCCACCATGGGCAACGCCCGGGGCACCGAGCCCCACGACATCGAATCCGGCGATCTCAACGGCGACAACATCGGCGACCTCGTCGTCCTCGCCCACGACAAGCTCCTGATCTATCTGGGGGAATAA
- a CDS encoding S1C family serine protease yields the protein MRTILFTAVAITVGLAFADDVVLRGGAKIQAPVLKEADDSTVLDLGFDVLRVPKSEILATYADSAVEGTVPADTNSLYSVQVPERISTAEAAELYAPAVVLVKTAGGLGSGFFINKAGYLITNFHVIAGEKKISVTQFLQESKILRRVVHKDVEIVATAPFHDLAILKLTDFDTEITPVIFSPEENLSVGETVFAIGNPLGLERTVTEGVLSQTHRNFGGILYLQIDAPVNPGNSGGPLFNARGQVIGVINMGVPTMEGLNFAIPARHPKYILDQIDAFAYDATNPESGFVYPDPPRRPGKFSSEQTD from the coding sequence ATGAGAACCATACTTTTCACGGCCGTGGCCATTACCGTGGGTTTAGCTTTTGCGGACGATGTCGTGTTGCGCGGCGGCGCGAAGATCCAGGCCCCCGTGCTGAAAGAGGCCGACGACTCCACCGTGCTGGATCTGGGCTTCGATGTCCTGCGCGTGCCGAAATCCGAAATCCTGGCAACCTACGCAGATTCGGCGGTCGAAGGCACCGTTCCTGCCGATACCAACTCGCTCTATTCGGTGCAGGTGCCCGAACGGATTTCAACCGCCGAGGCCGCGGAGCTCTACGCGCCCGCCGTGGTGCTGGTGAAGACCGCCGGGGGCCTCGGCTCCGGTTTTTTCATCAACAAGGCGGGATATCTCATCACCAACTTCCACGTGATCGCCGGGGAAAAAAAGATTTCCGTGACCCAGTTCCTACAGGAAAGCAAAATCCTGCGCCGCGTGGTGCACAAGGACGTGGAGATTGTTGCCACCGCCCCCTTCCACGACCTCGCCATCCTCAAGCTAACCGATTTCGACACCGAAATCACCCCGGTCATTTTTTCGCCGGAAGAGAACCTGAGCGTGGGCGAGACCGTGTTCGCCATCGGCAACCCGCTCGGGCTTGAGCGCACCGTGACCGAAGGCGTGCTCAGCCAGACCCACCGCAACTTTGGCGGCATCCTCTATTTGCAGATCGATGCCCCCGTCAACCCCGGCAACTCCGGCGGCCCGCTCTTCAATGCGCGCGGACAGGTGATCGGCGTCATCAACATGGGCGTGCCCACGATGGAGGGGCTCAACTTCGCCATCCCGGCGCGGCACCCGAAATATATCCTCGACCAGATCGACGCGTTCGCCTACGACGCCACCAACCCCGAGTCCGGCTTTGTCTATCCCGACCCGCCGCGCCGACCCGGAAAATTTTCCTCGGAACAAACCGACTAG
- a CDS encoding valine--pyruvate transaminase, which yields MNLSKFGEKFTRKAGITELMDDLGSAMAKGDMLMLGGGNPAHIPEVQLHFRNRMEQILAEPRGFEAMIGNYDGTRGNEAFIEALAALLRETFGWDITAKNIALTNGAQSGLFYLFNMFAGEMPDGSKKKIMFPLTPEYIGYADAGLTDGFFIARHPSIELLDDGLFKYHIDFDSLDVGDDVGAICVSRPTNPTGNVLTNAEILELDAIAGEKGIPLIIDGAYGTPFPNIIYTEAKPIWSPNTVLTMSLSKLGLPNLRTGIVIAREEIATAIGEINGVMHLAPGGLGSKLAFEMVRSGEIMQISKEIVQPFYRRKALQTLEWFREELGDLPCRIHKPEGALFLWLWFPELPCTSKELYERLKRRKTLIVPGNYFFPGLEHEYWQHKHECIRVTYAQDDAVVHEGVKIIADEVRKLYS from the coding sequence ATGAATCTCTCGAAGTTTGGTGAAAAGTTTACGCGCAAGGCGGGCATTACGGAGCTGATGGACGACCTTGGCTCGGCCATGGCAAAGGGCGACATGCTGATGCTCGGCGGCGGGAACCCGGCGCATATTCCGGAAGTGCAGCTCCACTTCCGCAACCGCATGGAGCAAATCCTCGCCGAGCCGCGCGGCTTTGAAGCGATGATCGGCAACTACGACGGCACCCGCGGGAACGAGGCGTTCATCGAGGCGCTGGCCGCGCTGCTGCGCGAGACCTTCGGTTGGGACATCACGGCAAAAAACATTGCCCTGACCAATGGGGCCCAGAGCGGCCTGTTCTATCTTTTCAATATGTTTGCCGGCGAGATGCCGGACGGGTCGAAAAAGAAAATCATGTTCCCGCTGACGCCGGAATACATCGGCTATGCCGACGCGGGATTGACCGATGGTTTTTTCATTGCGCGCCACCCGAGCATCGAGCTGCTGGATGATGGGCTGTTCAAATACCATATCGATTTCGACTCGCTCGACGTTGGCGACGATGTGGGTGCCATCTGCGTGTCGCGCCCCACCAACCCGACGGGCAACGTGCTGACGAATGCGGAGATTCTGGAACTGGATGCGATTGCCGGGGAAAAAGGTATTCCGCTGATCATCGACGGCGCCTACGGCACGCCGTTTCCCAACATTATCTACACGGAAGCCAAACCCATTTGGAGCCCCAATACCGTTTTAACCATGAGCCTCTCGAAACTCGGCCTGCCCAACCTGCGCACGGGCATCGTGATTGCCCGCGAAGAGATTGCCACAGCCATTGGCGAGATCAACGGCGTGATGCACCTCGCCCCCGGAGGACTCGGCTCCAAGCTGGCCTTCGAAATGGTGCGTAGTGGCGAGATCATGCAGATCAGCAAAGAGATCGTTCAACCGTTCTACAGGCGTAAGGCGCTCCAGACGCTGGAGTGGTTCCGCGAGGAGCTGGGGGATCTGCCGTGCCGCATCCACAAACCGGAGGGCGCCCTCTTCCTATGGCTGTGGTTCCCGGAACTGCCCTGCACCAGCAAGGAACTCTACGAACGGCTCAAACGGCGCAAGACGCTGATCGTCCCCGGAAACTATTTCTTCCCGGGGCTGGAGCACGAATATTGGCAGCACAAGCACGAGTGCATCCGGGTCACCTACGCCCAGGACGACGCCGTTGTCCACGAGGGGGTGAAAATCATCGCCGACGAAGTGCGGAAGCTTTATTCGTGA
- the cmoB gene encoding tRNA 5-methoxyuridine(34)/uridine 5-oxyacetic acid(34) synthase CmoB, which translates to MKIDYTPFYKMLKGTDLEPWIGLLPERIAHGLRYERHGKLPEWEEALAKLPDVEATTSSLSPHTQRDEGVAPTIELRNEVRVDGKPIDGLEDLLKQFHPWRKGPYHVHGVHIDTEWRSDWKWDRVRPHLQPLEGRTILDVGCGNGYHCWRMAGEGAKLVVGVDPSPLFICQFFAMKHFLGDPRAWVLPLGIEDVPETPGAFDTVFSMGVLYHRKSPVEHIEQLKSFLKPGGELVIETLVADGPEGYSLIPHGRYAKMRNVWFIPSVPTLELWMKRCGLKDICTVDVNTTSLEEQRATDWMTFESLPDYLDPSDPAQTVEGYPAPKRAVVVAKV; encoded by the coding sequence ATGAAAATCGACTACACCCCATTCTATAAAATGCTGAAAGGCACCGACCTCGAACCGTGGATCGGGTTGCTGCCCGAGCGTATTGCCCATGGCCTGCGCTACGAGCGCCACGGCAAGCTGCCCGAATGGGAGGAGGCCCTGGCCAAGCTTCCCGATGTAGAAGCGACGACCTCGTCGCTTTCCCCGCACACGCAACGCGACGAGGGCGTTGCGCCTACGATCGAACTCCGCAACGAAGTGCGCGTGGACGGGAAACCGATCGATGGCCTGGAAGACCTGCTCAAGCAGTTTCACCCGTGGCGCAAAGGGCCGTACCACGTTCACGGTGTCCATATCGACACCGAATGGCGCTCGGACTGGAAGTGGGACCGCGTCCGGCCGCACCTTCAGCCTCTCGAAGGCCGGACGATCCTGGATGTCGGCTGCGGCAACGGCTACCACTGCTGGCGCATGGCCGGCGAAGGTGCCAAGCTCGTCGTTGGAGTCGATCCCTCCCCCCTGTTCATTTGCCAGTTTTTTGCGATGAAGCATTTCCTCGGCGATCCGCGGGCCTGGGTGCTGCCGCTCGGTATCGAGGATGTGCCCGAAACGCCCGGCGCGTTCGACACCGTCTTTTCGATGGGCGTGCTCTATCACCGCAAATCGCCGGTTGAGCATATCGAGCAGCTGAAATCCTTTTTAAAGCCCGGTGGCGAGCTCGTGATCGAGACGCTGGTGGCGGACGGCCCGGAGGGCTATTCGCTGATCCCGCATGGCCGCTACGCCAAGATGCGTAACGTCTGGTTCATTCCTTCCGTCCCAACGCTCGAACTCTGGATGAAGCGCTGCGGGCTCAAAGACATTTGCACGGTCGATGTCAACACCACCTCGCTCGAAGAGCAACGAGCCACCGACTGGATGACCTTCGAATCGCTCCCCGACTATCTCGACCCATCCGATCCCGCCCAGACCGTTGAAGGCTACCCCGCCCCCAAGCGCGCGGTGGTGGTTGCAAAGGTTTAG
- the cmoA gene encoding carboxy-S-adenosyl-L-methionine synthase CmoA: protein MSKDQIYNESMAKIADFSFDAQVADVFTDMIERSVPGYRSIITMIETLTQHYAQPGSTLYDLGCSLGAATLSMARGLKAENCRIIAVDNSAAMVERCRTAVGRKHTCASVRVVEGDILTTEISNASVVVLNFTLQFIPPKERAPLLQRICDGMRPGGVLILSEKVVFEDDHLNGLLFDIHHDFKRAHGYSDLEISQKRSALENVLVPETIPSHRDRLLSAGFTSVDVWFQCFNFMSMLAVK, encoded by the coding sequence ATGAGCAAAGACCAAATCTATAATGAATCGATGGCGAAGATTGCCGATTTCAGCTTCGACGCGCAGGTAGCGGACGTTTTCACCGATATGATCGAGCGCTCGGTGCCGGGCTACCGCTCCATCATCACCATGATCGAAACGCTGACGCAGCACTATGCCCAGCCCGGCAGCACCCTCTACGACCTCGGCTGTTCGCTCGGCGCGGCGACCCTCTCGATGGCACGCGGGTTGAAGGCCGAAAACTGCCGTATTATTGCGGTCGACAACTCGGCGGCGATGGTTGAGCGTTGCCGGACGGCGGTGGGGCGCAAGCACACTTGCGCAAGTGTGCGTGTCGTTGAAGGGGATATACTTACAACGGAAATCAGCAATGCCTCCGTCGTGGTGCTCAACTTTACACTCCAGTTTATCCCCCCTAAGGAACGGGCTCCTTTGCTGCAACGGATCTGCGACGGCATGCGGCCGGGTGGCGTATTGATCCTCTCTGAAAAGGTGGTTTTCGAGGATGATCATCTCAATGGCCTGCTGTTCGATATCCACCACGATTTCAAGCGCGCGCACGGCTATTCCGACCTCGAGATCAGCCAAAAGCGCTCCGCGCTCGAAAACGTGCTCGTTCCCGAAACCATCCCGAGCCACCGCGACCGCCTGCTCTCCGCCGGCTTCACCTCGGTCGATGTCTGGTTCCAGTGCTTCAACTTCATGTCCATGCTCGCCGTCAAATAA